Sequence from the Bacillus thermozeamaize genome:
GCCAAGGAAGAAATCGCCGCCGCCATGAAAAAGGCGGAATCCTACCCACCGATGACGATCCCGGAACTCATGGAAGCCATGTACGTGAAGATGCCCGAAAACCTGGCCGAACAGGCCGCTTTTCTGAGAAAGGAGGAATCGTGATGGCCAACCTGACGATGATTCAGGCGATTAACGATGCCCTGCGCACCGCGCTGAAAACCTACCCGGAAGTCCTCGTTTTCGGCGAAGACGTGGGCGTCAACGGCGGTGTTTTCCGCGCGACGGACGGCCTGCAAAAGGAGTTCGGAGAAGAACGGGTCTATGACACGCCGCTGGCCGAGTCTGCCATTATCGGTTCTGCAGTGGGGCTGGCCATCATGGGCTTTCGGCCGGTCGCAGAAATCCAGTTTTCCGGCTTCTACTTTGAAGCCTTTGACGCCCTTCTCAGCCAGGCGGCACGAATCCGTTTCCGTTCAGGCGGTCGTTACCATTGCCCAATGGTGGTTCGCTCCCCGTTTGGCGGCGGCGTCCGTACGCCGGAACTTCATGCCGACAGTGTCGAGGGCTATTTTCTGCACGCCCCGGGATTGAAAGTGGTCATCCCGAGCAATCCTTACGAAGCCAAGGGATTGTTGCTTTCGGCAATCGAGGAGGAAGATCCGGTCATCTTTCTCGAACACATGAAACTCTACCGCTCATTCCGCCAGGAAGTGCCGGAAGGATATTACACCATTCCCTTGGGAAAGGCCAATATCGCCAGGGAAGGCGCTGACGTCACCGTCGTCGCATATGGGGCAATGGTTCAGGCCGCTCTCAAGGCCGCCGAGGAACTGGAACAGGAGCGGCAGGCCAGGATTGAAGTGATCGATTTGCGTACCATAAGCCCCATCGACACGGAGACGATCATCCAGTCCGTGCAAAAAACCAATCGCGCCGTCATCGTCCACGAAGCTCCCAAGACCGGCGGCCCGGCGGCGGAAATCATCGCGCGGATCAACGAAAGGGCCATTCTACACCTGGAGGCGCCCGTGATGCGGGTCACCGGATACGATACCGTCTATCCCTTCACGATGATCGAAGACCAGTGGTTGCCGACGTCGGATCGCATCAAACAGGCCATCATCGACGTTCTGGATTTTTAGGATCGCATTTCACCTTTTTTAAGGAGGAACAAAGGGATGACGTTTGAATTTCGCTTGCCGGACATCGGCGAGGGAATCGCCGAAGGAGAAATTGTGAAATGGCTGGTGAAAGAAGGCGATCAGGTCAAAGAAGACGACATCATCGCCGAAGTGCAGACCGACAAGGCCGTGGTCGAAATCCCGTCGCCGGTCAACGGCAAAGTCCTGAAACTTCATGCCAAAGAAGGGGAGGTCGTCCGGGTCGGTTCCGTGCTTGTCACCTTTGCTACCGAAGAGGCAACGACCCAGGTTGACGGCCAGCCGCAGACGGCCGACGAAAAGCCGGCAGATCAAAACCAGTTTGCCATCGCCGAACAAGCACTCGAAAAAAGTGCTGCAAAACCGGTCCCCCCCTCCATCCAGCCTCCGGAACCGGCACAGAAGAACCAACCGGCCGGCGGTGAACAGCCAGCAGCGGACGATGACAAGCAACCTCCGGCCTCCGCACCTGGGCGTGCCATGATCTTGGCCACTCCTGCCGTACGCAAATACGCCCGTGAAAAAGGCGTCGATCTCTCGCTCATCCAGGGAACGGGCCGGCACGGTCAGATTACCAGGGAGGATGTCGACCGGGCATTGCGGGCAGCCGCTTCGGAGGCTTCTGAAGGCTCCAGAGAAGCAGGTACGCCAGCAACGGCAACAGTGCTGCAAGAACCGGTTCCAGCAACGGCAGCGGCTCAGCAAGCATCCAGGGAGAAAGACGCAGCGCGGGAACACCGGGTCCCCTTGCGTGGTGTGCGGCGGGCCGTGGCGGAGAGCATGGTCCGCTCCAAATACACCGCCCCTCACGTCACGATCATGGACGAAGTGGATGTCAGCCAGCTGGTAGCGCTGCGCACACGGCTAAAACCAAGGGCAGAAGAACAAGGCATCAAACTAACCTACCTGCCATTTGTCATCAAGGCGCTGATCGCGGCCGCCCGGCGCTTTCCGGAAATCAACGCCTCACTGGATGACGAGGCGCAAGAGATCGTCTATAAACACGAGTACAACATCGGCATCGCCACGGCCACCGAGCAAGGCCTGATCGTCCCCGTGATTCATCAGGCGGATCGCAAAAGCATCCTGCAACTGGCACAAGCGATCCAGGTACTGGCGCAAAAAGCCAGAGAACGCAAGATCTCCCTGGAAGAACTGCGCGGCGGCACGATCAGCATCACCAACATCGGCTCGGCTGGCGGTCTCTTTTTCACACCGATCATCAATCATCCTGAAGTGGCCATTCTCGGCGTCGGCCGGATCACGGAGAAACCGGTCGTCCGCAGCGGGCAGATCCTGGTGGCGCCGGTGATGTCTCTCTCCCTGAGCTTTGATCATCGCGTCATCGATGGCGAACTGGCCCAACGTGCGCTAAACTATATCAAGGAACTTCTCAAAGATCCAGAAAATTTGCTGATGGAGGTGTAACACAGGGTGGTTGTAGGCGACTTTTCACGTGAAGTGGATGTGCTCGTCGTCGGTGGAGGCCCAGGCGGCTACGCGGCGGCCATCCGTGCCGCCCAGCTGGGCAAGCAGGTGACGTTGGTTGAAAAAGAGGCTCTGGGCGGCGTCTGTCTCAACCGGGGATGCATTCCCTCCAAGGCGCTAATCAGCGTCGCAGAGCTGTATGAACGCATGCAACACGCGGAAGAGATGGGCATTTCGGTGCAGGGCCTCAAGCTGCACATGGACAAAATCCAGCAATGGAAAAACAAGGTGGTTCAGCAATTGACCTCAGGCGTCGCGTCGCTGCTCAAAGGCCACCAGGTGGAAGTCATCAAGGGGGAAGCCTACTTCACCTCGCCTCATGAGGTCCGCGTCGTCTCCGGATACGAAAATGAACGCCTCAGCTTCCGCCACTGCATCATCGCCACCGGCTCCCGGCCCGTCGAACTGAAAGCTTTTCCCTTCGACGAACAAAAAATCCTCTCCTCCACCGGTGCCCTCAACCTGCAGGACATTCCGCAGCGCTTCCTCGTCATCGGCGGCGGCTACATCGGCGTGGAGTTGGGAAGCGCGCTTAACAAACTGGGAAGCGAAGTGATCATCCTGGAAGGAATGCAGACCATCCTTCCCGGCTTTGACAAGGCGATGGTCCAGATGGCCGCGCGCCTGCTGAAAAAACAGGGCATCACCATTCACACCAACGCGACGGCTACTTCTGCCGACATCGAGGGCGAACGCGTCAAGGTCAAGGCCGAAATCGGCGGCAAGGAGGAAGTGTTTGACGTGGACGCCGTGCTGGTCAGCGTCGGGCGCCGGCCCAACAGTGACGAGCTGGGCCTGGAAGCCATCGGCGTGGAACGGAACGAACGCGGCTTCATCAAGGTGAACCAACAGCAACAAACGTCTGTCCCTCACATCTATGCGATTGGCGACGTGGTGGGAGAACCCATGCTGGCGCACAAAGCTTATTATGAAGCCAAGGTGGCCGCCGAGGCGATCGCGGGGTTGCCAAGCGCAACCGATTACCAAGCCATGCCCTTTGTCATCTTCAGCGATCCGGAAATGGCCAGTGTCGGCCTGACCAAAGACGCCGCCAAGGAACAAGGCATTGAAGTCGTCACCGCCCGCTTCCCCTTCCAGGCCAATGGCCGTGCGCTCTCGCTCAACAAACCGGATGGCTTCGTCCACATCGTCGCGGACAAATCGACGCAGCACGTCCTTGGCGTGCAGATCGTCGGCCCCGAGGCCTCGACGATGATCGCGGAAGCGGCCCTGGCCATCGAAATGGGAACAACATTGGAAGATCTCAGCCTCACCGTCCACCCGCATCCCACCCTTTCAGAAGCCATCGCCGAAGCGGCGGAAGTGGCGCTCGGCCGGGGCATACACATGATGAGCAAATAATCAAGGAAACCATACCCAGATCCTCCTGTCTGGGTATGTTCTTGTTCAAACGGGCCAATCTAAAAAACGAAATACACATCGATCCAGACTACAGCTCGGAAGGGATTCGCATGCCCAAATTCACACCATGGATACTGTTCATTGGCCTCTTGTTGCTCGGCCTCTTTTGCCTGCAGCCACCCTCTCATGCGTCTGCCGTGGAACCACCGGAAAGCTCGCACCAGCCTGTTCACATCTACATCAATCTTTGGCAACGCCAGCTGCACCTCATGGAAAACGGCCAGATTCGAAAAACGTACCGGATTGCCCCCGGCACGCCTGACACACCCACCCCCATCGGCGATTACCTGATCATCCAGAAATCGGCCGATTGGGGAGGGGGATTTGGCACACGCTGGCTGGGCCTGAATGTCCCCTTTGGCACTTACGGCATCCACGGAACCAACAAGCCCTATCTGATTGGCCAGTCCGTCAGCAGCGGCTGTATCCGGATGCGCAATCAGGATGTGGAAGAACTGTACACCCGCGTGCCGCTGAATACACCGGTTCGCATTGACGGCCCTGTGCTGGGGGCGGAAGGACTGAATTACCGCATCCTGGTGGAAGGTTCCAGGGGCTCGCTGGTACAAATCGTGCAAAACCGGCTCAAAGCGGGCGGGTATTATAAAGGAAAGGTCAACGGCATCTTCGACCGGCAAACCGAAAGTGCCGTCAAGCGTTATCAAGAAGACCATCATCTGCTGGTGACAGGGCAAATTCACTTTGCCGATCTGGTAGAACTTGGCATCGTCGAATAAAGGGCTTCCTGAAGCGCCTGTTCCTCAACCGGAATGCGCACCTTGAGCAAAAAAATCAGATTGAGCAACGCCGGCACAACAGCTGTAAACCAGGCCCCAAAGATCAGAGGGAGCGTGATCATCTCCACAATCACCACGATATAATTCGGATGCCTCATCCAACGGTACGGCCCTTTTTTGACAAGATTCATGCCTGGAACCACGTAAATCCGGGTATTCCAGTAAGGCCCCAACGTGTGCATCACCCATCCACGAACAAACTGTGCCAGGATGAACATCCCAAGCGGAAGCCACCACCATTCAGGCGCCACCGGCTGTACGATCACCACCTCGACCCACCATGAAACGAAAAACAACAGGTGAATCATCACCAAATACTTATAATGGTCACCTCCTACTTCGTATCCCCCCTTGTTTCGCAACACCCTCCCATTTCTTGCGGCGACCGACAATTCGGCCAGGCGTTGAACGATCACGCCAAGGAACAGGATCCAAAAGAGCCATCGCACCTCCGTCATCACCTCGCGATCCCTTTCACCACTGCAGCAATACCTGTTCAGCGCTGAAACCCGGCCCGAGGGCAAAAAGCAGCCCGTACTCCCCTGAACCCGCCTCTTTCATCGCCTCTTTCAAGACAAAAAGCACCGTCGGCGAAGACATGTTCCCGTAGTTCTTCAGCACATGCAACGAGGAGCTGAACTTGACCATGGGCACCTGAAACATATCGGCGTAAGCCTGAATGACTTTGACTCCACCCGG
This genomic interval carries:
- a CDS encoding 2-oxoisovalerate dehydrogenase translates to MANLTMIQAINDALRTALKTYPEVLVFGEDVGVNGGVFRATDGLQKEFGEERVYDTPLAESAIIGSAVGLAIMGFRPVAEIQFSGFYFEAFDALLSQAARIRFRSGGRYHCPMVVRSPFGGGVRTPELHADSVEGYFLHAPGLKVVIPSNPYEAKGLLLSAIEEEDPVIFLEHMKLYRSFRQEVPEGYYTIPLGKANIAREGADVTVVAYGAMVQAALKAAEELEQERQARIEVIDLRTISPIDTETIIQSVQKTNRAVIVHEAPKTGGPAAEIIARINERAILHLEAPVMRVTGYDTVYPFTMIEDQWLPTSDRIKQAIIDVLDF
- a CDS encoding dihydrolipoyl dehydrogenase; the encoded protein is MVVGDFSREVDVLVVGGGPGGYAAAIRAAQLGKQVTLVEKEALGGVCLNRGCIPSKALISVAELYERMQHAEEMGISVQGLKLHMDKIQQWKNKVVQQLTSGVASLLKGHQVEVIKGEAYFTSPHEVRVVSGYENERLSFRHCIIATGSRPVELKAFPFDEQKILSSTGALNLQDIPQRFLVIGGGYIGVELGSALNKLGSEVIILEGMQTILPGFDKAMVQMAARLLKKQGITIHTNATATSADIEGERVKVKAEIGGKEEVFDVDAVLVSVGRRPNSDELGLEAIGVERNERGFIKVNQQQQTSVPHIYAIGDVVGEPMLAHKAYYEAKVAAEAIAGLPSATDYQAMPFVIFSDPEMASVGLTKDAAKEQGIEVVTARFPFQANGRALSLNKPDGFVHIVADKSTQHVLGVQIVGPEASTMIAEAALAIEMGTTLEDLSLTVHPHPTLSEAIAEAAEVALGRGIHMMSK
- a CDS encoding dienelactone hydrolase, translated to MTFEFRLPDIGEGIAEGEIVKWLVKEGDQVKEDDIIAEVQTDKAVVEIPSPVNGKVLKLHAKEGEVVRVGSVLVTFATEEATTQVDGQPQTADEKPADQNQFAIAEQALEKSAAKPVPPSIQPPEPAQKNQPAGGEQPAADDDKQPPASAPGRAMILATPAVRKYAREKGVDLSLIQGTGRHGQITREDVDRALRAAASEASEGSREAGTPATATVLQEPVPATAAAQQASREKDAAREHRVPLRGVRRAVAESMVRSKYTAPHVTIMDEVDVSQLVALRTRLKPRAEEQGIKLTYLPFVIKALIAAARRFPEINASLDDEAQEIVYKHEYNIGIATATEQGLIVPVIHQADRKSILQLAQAIQVLAQKARERKISLEELRGGTISITNIGSAGGLFFTPIINHPEVAILGVGRITEKPVVRSGQILVAPVMSLSLSFDHRVIDGELAQRALNYIKELLKDPENLLMEV